The following coding sequences lie in one Fusarium poae strain DAOMC 252244 chromosome 1, whole genome shotgun sequence genomic window:
- a CDS encoding hypothetical protein (CAZy:GH15): MEGRRSSTLPGGSRRGQLGGYLPIEDYGMIGNMHTCALVGIDGSIDYMCWPDFDSPSVFCRLLDKSKGGHFFISPPPDVNCTTKQQYLPSSCILQTRSIHEDGVVDVVDFFPRPKSTQVTTKGVKLNAYREATKVQDELKKWLVRRVECIRGSMSLDIELFPSFNYGRDEHETTLYQAHHSVIDTTSKVATFRSKEVQLQLDVAVDKGENETSCPSITFRKEKREGIHGEGLVAQICIEEGQAISFVLRNDLQQHVTEHITTEVLDAQQHATQSFWYNFIGQSKYKGRWREVVSRSLMILKMMTYEPTGAIVAAPTFSIPEAIGGVRNWDYRYCWIRDSSFTIYILLRLGFKAEADAYMEFIMERFVHSRGPDGGLPIMFTIRGETDIPEMTLDHLEGYRGSSPVRIGNGAAFHQQFDIYGELMDAIYLYNKYGKPVPWDVWKAVREILDYVLTILDDPDMSIWEVRNNKQHFTYSQVMLWVALDRGLRLAEKRCFPCPNRNKWMEARDRVYERIMENGYNEEMKCFVQSFENRTMLDSSILIAPLVFFISPCDPRFLNTLDRILLPPEKGGLTSTGLVYRYDTELSNDGVGGEEGAFSMCTFWLVEAMTRAAVYEPKYLVRAVNLFENMLGFSNHLCMFSEEIARSGEQLGNTPQAFSHLALISAAFNLDRVAR, translated from the exons ATGGAAGGGAGACGTTCTTCAACACTCCCTGGAGGTTCTCGTCGGGGACAACTTGGGGGCTATCTCCCTATCGAGGACTATGGAATGATTGGCAATATGCACACTTGTGCACTCGTGGGAATTGATGGAAGTATTGACTATATGTGTTG GCCTGACTTTGACTCTCCTTCTGTCTTTTGCCGCTTGCTCGACAAGAGCAAGGGAGGCCATTTCTTTATCTCGCCTCCCCCAGACGTCAACTGCACCACCAAGCAGCAGTATTTACCTTCATCGTGTATTCTTCAAACAAGATCCATTCACGAggatggtgttgttgatgtgGTCGACTTTTTCCCTCGTCCCAAGAGTACTCAGGTCACCACTAAAGGCGTCAAGCTCAACGCATACCGAGAGGCCACCAAAGTTCAGGATGAACTTAAGAAATGGCTTGTTCGTCGTGTAGAATGCATCCGTGGTTCAATGAGTCTCG ATATTGAACTCTTTCCCTCATTCAACTATGGCAGAGATGAGCATGAGACGACTCTTTACCAAGCACACCACTCCGTAATTGACACTACAAGCAAAGTCGCCACTTTTCGTAGCAAAGAAGTCCAGCTCCAACTCGATGTCGCGGTTGACAAGGGAGAGAACGAAACAAGCTGCCCCTCCATAACCTTTCGAAAAGAAAAGCGCGAGGGTATTCACGGAGAGGGCCTGGTAGCTCAGATTTGCATTGAAGAAGGTCAGGCCATTTCTTTTGTTCTGCGGAACgatcttcagcagcacgtCACTGAGCATATCACGACTGAAGTTCTGGATGCTCAGCAGCATGCAACCCAGAGCTTTTGGTACAATTTCATTGGGCAGTCCAAGTACAAGGGACGTTGGAGGGAGGTTGTGTCCCGGAGCTTAATGATTCTCAAGATGATGACTTACG AACCTACTGGTGCTATTGTCGCTGCCCCTACCTTCTCTATCCCTGAAGCCATTGGCGGCGTGCGAAACTGGGACTATCGCTACTGTTGGATTCGAGACTCCAGCTTCACCATCTACATCCTGCTGCGTCTTGGATTCAAGGCCGAAGCAGACGCTTACATGGAATTCATCATGGAGCGGTTTGTACACTCGCGCGGTCCGGATGGTGGATTGCCTATTATGTTTACCATCCGTGGCGAAACCGATATTCCAGAAATGACGTTGGATCACCTCGAAGGATACCGTGGAAGTAGTCCGGTTCGTATCGGCAACGGCGCAGCGTTTCATCAGCAATTTGATATTTATGGCGAGCTCATGGATGCGATCTACTTGTACAACAAGTACGGAAAGCCGGTTCCCTGGGATGTATGGAAGGCTGTGCGTGAGATTCTTG ACTATGTCTTAACAATCCTCGACG ACCCCGACATGTCTATCTGGGAGGTTCGCAATAATAAGCAGCACTTCACCTACTCCCAGGTTATGCTTTGGGTTGCATTAGACCGTGGCCTTCGACTTGCAGAAAAGAGATGCTTCCCTTGCCCCAATCGCAACAAATGGATGGAGGCTAGAGATAGAGTCTATGAGCGCATCATGGAGAACG GCTACAACGAAGAGATGAAGTGCTTTGTACAGAGTTTTGAGAACAGAACAATGCTTGATTCTTCTATCTTGATTGCTCCTCTTGTATTCTTCATCTCACCATGCGATCCACGCTTCCTCAACACTCTCGATCGTATCCTTTTGCCCCCTGAGAAAGGAGGTTTGACAAGCACCGGTTTGGTATACCGCTACGACACCGAGCTTTCCAACGATG GAGTAGGCGGAGAAGAAGGCGCATTCAGTATGTGCACGTTCTGGCTAGTTGAGGCCATGACCAGAGCAGCCGTGTACGAGCCAAAGTACCTAGTCCGGGCCGTCAACTTGTTTGAAAACATGCTTGGTTTCTCTAACCACCTATGCATGTTTTCTGAGGAGATCGCACGAAGTGGTGAGCAGCTTGGTAACACACCCCAGGCTTTTAGTCATCTTGCCTTGATCAGTGCGGCTTTCAACCTTGACCGTGTTGCAAGATGA